One part of the Thermodesulfovibrio sp. 3462-1 genome encodes these proteins:
- a CDS encoding flagellar hook-length control protein FliK, with the protein MMLTENINLELLNIIKNQAVAKSKSTGFDEIFNELLQLFFENKDLSTKASINNNPFIFPFASFHNFLLQDIKNFQELFQSLEFSSELKAYVRLLQSGQIEIKELNSLLQNLKSQNNNSEIQSLLENFDNKILLNKENQHIYSPKLSNTVQNYSDKDNSEQFLFNPTSSCQGKLHEETPSTFLLNAVKTYSGSDSDNSEFPNAYIMKKTLNNKELSSQLNIFHNIQDRTNEIKNFEQKIELPFTRISEVSDIVFKAVSSSQKTVVVQLEPPELGKILIKLSMDNAGLRADMKVDYPHVKEALTALIPEIKSNLQSSGIKVSDFLLDLMKDYRGYSDSYNGQGQRKYRGNQKFFEYFV; encoded by the coding sequence ATGATGTTAACAGAAAACATAAATCTGGAGCTATTAAATATAATTAAAAATCAGGCAGTAGCAAAAAGTAAATCTACAGGATTTGACGAGATTTTCAATGAACTACTACAGCTTTTCTTTGAAAACAAAGACCTCTCAACCAAAGCTTCAATAAATAACAATCCATTTATTTTTCCATTTGCCTCTTTTCACAACTTTCTATTGCAGGATATCAAAAACTTTCAGGAACTCTTTCAGTCTTTAGAGTTTTCTTCTGAATTAAAAGCCTATGTCAGACTTCTTCAGTCAGGTCAGATAGAAATAAAAGAATTGAACAGTCTTTTGCAAAATCTTAAATCCCAGAATAACAACTCTGAAATTCAGAGTTTACTTGAAAATTTTGATAATAAAATCCTTTTAAACAAAGAAAATCAACACATATACAGTCCAAAATTATCAAACACGGTTCAAAATTACTCAGACAAGGATAATTCTGAGCAATTTCTTTTTAATCCAACATCTTCCTGTCAGGGTAAACTACACGAAGAAACTCCTTCAACTTTCCTCTTAAATGCTGTTAAGACCTATTCAGGAAGCGACAGTGATAACTCAGAATTTCCAAATGCTTATATCATGAAAAAAACCCTCAATAACAAAGAGCTATCATCACAATTAAATATTTTTCACAATATTCAGGACAGAACCAATGAAATTAAAAATTTTGAGCAAAAAATTGAACTTCCCTTTACACGGATAAGTGAAGTCTCAGATATAGTTTTTAAGGCTGTATCCAGTTCTCAAAAAACAGTTGTAGTTCAGCTTGAACCACCAGAGCTTGGTAAAATACTGATTAAGCTTTCTATGGACAATGCAGGTCTCAGGGCTGATATGAAAGTTGATTATCCCCATGTAAAGGAGGCACTTACAGCTCTTATCCCGGAAATTAAAAGCAATCTTCAGTCTTCAGGCATAAAAGTCTCTGATTTCTTGCTTGATTTGATGAAGGATTATCGCGGATATTCTGATTCCTACAATGGTCAGGGACAGAGAAAATACAGAGGCAATCAAAAATTTTTTGAATATTTCGTATAA